A region from the Benincasa hispida cultivar B227 chromosome 12, ASM972705v1, whole genome shotgun sequence genome encodes:
- the LOC120067057 gene encoding receptor protein kinase TMK1-like, translated as MREPHLGFGVFLLVFPLFLQFPGFSVFAQTAGGGGDGSVMNLLKNSIAAPSSLGWTGSDYCQWKHVKCDSQNRVVKIQIGNQNLKGSLPTELSSLSALVQLEVQSNQLGGPFPNLADSLQILLAHDNLFTSMPDDFFVKKSTLQTIVIDNNPFSAWQIPDNIRDASGLQELSANRVNITGKIPEVFDGATFPTLRNLHLAGNFLEGGLPESLAGSSIQSLWLNGQQSSSKLNGSIDILQNMTNLQEIWLHLNQFSGPLPDFSNLQGLVHLSLRDNQLTGIVPLSLVNLKSLMVVNLTNNMLQGPTPVFSPNVKLDMRPASNKFCLDSPGKPCDPRVNALLSVAQSMGFPTVFAQGWEGNNPCENFKGVECTGNPGNITIINFKNMGLAGSISSSFSLLTSVQKLFLSNNFLSGTIPNELVTMPSLIELDVSNNRLHGKIPAFRKNVIVHTAGNPDIGKDTASAPIPGSPTGKSPSDGSGDISDNGVKKSNTGVVVGSIIGVIIGLLVVGIVIFFLYKRKKRHGSRVQSPNTVVVHPSHSGDQNSVKITITETRADGSAPETSRVPIAGPSDVHVVEAGNLVISIQVLRNVTNNFSPENILGKGGFGTVYKGELHDGTNIAVKRMESGVIGGKGLNEFKAEIAVLTKVRHRNLVALLGYCLDGNERLLVYEYMPQGTFSRFLFHWKEEGIKPLEWKRRLIVVLDVARGVEYLHSLAHQSFIHRDLKPSNILLGDDMRAKVADFGLVRLAPEGKASIETRLAGTFGYLAPEYAVTGRVTTKVDVYSFGVILMEMISGRKAIDESQPEESLHLVSWFRRMHINKDTFSKAIDPSIDVDEETFSSINTVADLAGHCCAREPYQRPDMSHAVNVLSSLVDVWKPTEPDSEENLGIDLELSLPQALRKWQAFEGNSNIDASSSSSSFLASGDNTQTSIPNRPSGFADSFTSVDAR; from the exons ATGAGGGAACCCCATTTGGGTTTTGGGGTTTTCCTCTTGGTTTTCCCCTTGTTTCTGCAGTTTCCGGGGTTCTCTGTATTTGCTCAGACGGCCGGCGGTGGCGGTGATGGGTCAGTGATGAATCTCTTGAAGAATAGCATTGCAGCTCCGAGTTCTCTTGGATGGACTGGTTCAGATTACTGTCAATGGAAGCATGTTAAGTGCGAttctcagaaccgagttgttaAAATCCAAATTGGGAATCAAAACCTCAAGGGATCACTTCCGACGGAACTCTCCAGCCTCTCGGCGTTAGTGCAATTAGAAGTACAGAGCAATCAGCTTGGTGGGCCGTTCCCTAATCTTGCTGATTCTCTGCAGATACTTCTAGCGCATGATAATCTTTTTACTTCCATGCCGGATGATTTCTTCGTGAAGAAGTCGACTCTGCAAACGATTGTTATCGACAACAATCCCTTCTCGGCGTGGCAAATTCCTGATAACATTCGAGACGCATCTGGGTTACAGGAATTATCGGCTAATCGTGTTAATATAACCGGTAAAATCCCTGAAGTTTTCGATGGTGCAACGTTTCCGACTCTTAGGAACTTGCATTTAGCGGGTAATTTTCTTGAAGGTGGATTACCAGAAAGCCTTGCAGGTTCTTCGATTCAGTCGCTTTGGTTGAATGGACAACAGAGTAGCTCTAAGTTAAACGGTTCAATCGATATATTGCAAAATATGACTAATCTACAGGAGATTTGGTTGCATCTGAACCAGTTTTCAGGTCCTTTGCCGGATTTCTCTAACCTTCAAGGATTAGTGCACTTGAGTTTGAGGGATAATCAGCTTACGGGTATTGTTCCTTTGTCCTTGGTAAATTTGAAATCCCTCATGGTTGTGAATTTGACGAATAATATGCTTCAAGGACCAACTCCTGTTTTTAGTCCTAATGTTAAGTTGGATATGAGACCAGCATCGAACAAATTTTGCTTGGATTCTCCAGGTAAACCATGTGATCCCCGCGTGAATGCTTTGTTATCGGTTGCACAGTCAATGGGTTTTCCCACCGTCTTTGCTCAAGGCTGGGAAGGGAACAATCCTTGTGAGAATTTCAAAGGTGTTGAATGTACTGGCAACCCTGGAAACATAACTATAATTAACTTCAAGAATATGGGTCTTGCGGGATCTATTTCTTCTAGCTTTTCTTTGCTTACATCTGTACAAAAGTTGTTTCTATCTAACAATTTTCTATCTGGCACAATACCAAACGAACTTGTGACCATGCCTAGTCTTATAGAATTAGATGTCTCCAATAACAGGCTTCACGGAAAAATCCCAGCCTTCAGGAAAAATGTGATTGTGCACACTGCGGGGAACCCGGATATCGGGAAAGATACTGCCAGTGCTCCCATACCAGGTTCTCCCACTGGGAAATCGCCCTCCGATGGATCAGGTGACATATCTGATAATGGTGTGAAGAAAAGTAATACTGGAGTGGTGGTTGGTTCAATAATTGGTGTTATTATTGGTCTCCTTGTTGTTGGGATTGTGATTTTCTTTTTGTACAAGAGAAAGAAGAGACATGGTAGTAGAGTGCAGAGTCCAAATACAGTGGTGGTACATCCTAGTCATTCTGGGGATCAAAATTCGGTGAAGATTACGATTACGGAGACTAGAGCCGATGGGAGTGCACCCGAAACCAGCAGAGTTCCTATTGCTGGACCTAGCGATGTACATGTGGTTGAGGCAGGGAACCTGGTTATCTCGATTCAAGTTTTAAGGAATGTGACAAATAATTTTAGCCCCGAAAATATATTGGGGAAAGGGGGTTTTGGAACTGTTTACAAGGGAGAATTACACGATGGTACAAACATTGCTGTGAAGAGAATGGAGTCTGGAGTCATAGGTGGGAAGGGTTTGAatgaattcaaggctgagattGCAGTTCTTACTAAGGTTCGTCATAGAAATTTGGTTGCGCTTCTTGGGTATTGCTTGGATGGGAATGAGAGACTTCTCGTTTACGAATACATGCCTCAGGGGACGTTTagtaggtttctatttcactgGAAGGAAGAAGGGATTAAACCCCTTGAATGGAAAAGAAGGTTGATTGTTGTCTTGGATGTGGCCAGGGGTGTTGAGTATTTGCATAGTTTAGCACATCAAAGTTTTATCCATCGTGATCTTAAACCATCAAACATTCTTCTCGGAGATGATATGCGGGCTAAAGTAGCTGACTTTGGGTTGGTTCGTCTTGCTCCTGAAGGGAAAGCATCAATTGAAACAAGACTTGCAGGAACATTTGGTTATCTTGCCCCTGAATATGCAG TTACTGGACGAGTTACGACCAAGGTCGACGTTTATAGCTTTGGGGTGATTCTCATGGAGATGATATCTGGTAGAAAAGCAATCGATGAGAGCCAGCCAGAAGAAAGCTTGCACCTTGTATCATGGTTCCGCAGAATGCACATTAACAAGGACACTTTCTCAAAGGCCATAGACCCTTCAATTGACGTTGATGAGGAGACCTTTAGCAGCATCAACACAGTTGCAGATTTGGCTGGCCATTGCTGTGCAAGGGAGCCATACCAGCGGCCCGATATGAGTCATGCAGTCAACGTACTTTCATCTCTAGTCGATGTCTGGAAGCCTACAGAACCAGACTCTGAAGAGAATTTGGGAATTGATCTTGAGCTTTCATTACCACAGGCCCTTAGGAAATGGCAGGCATTTGAAGGAAATAGCAATATCGACGCGTCGTCCTCTTCGTCATCATTCCTTGCCAGTGGAGACAATACACAAACCAGCATACCGAACCGGCCATCTGGTTTTGCAGATTCATTTACCTCTGTCGATGCACGGTGA